In Candidatus Hydrogenedens sp., the genomic window TGAAAGTGCAATGCCCCAAATTCCTATTACTCTCAATAATAAGATTGCTGTTGTCGCTAATATTGATTTTGCACGGAACGAATATATTATTTTTCCTATGAGTTTTGTCAATGAAAGGTCTTTAATAGCAGGAGATAGTAAATTTGTTCACTTTTGTAATAAAAAGATTATTCAGTATTTCCGATTAAAAACATTACGGTTAGGTAATCAAAAATTTGAAAATCTTCTTTCCGTTTCAGTGCCGGGAGAAAAAGAAATTTCTCTGGGAATTTCTTTCTGGAAACAGTTTGCACTCAAAATGAACTATGAAGAAGCGGAAATATGTTTCTTAAAGATGAATATTTCTAATGAAAAGGAATGGGCGGGAACAGGTATATTGCTCGATTATTACAATGACCAAGGTTGGGTTATTGGTGTTATTGAAAATTCTTCTGCTTGGCAGAATAATCTAAAAGGAGGTGAAACTCTTATAAAAATAAATGAATGGGATATTAAATCCTTAAATGCAGCTCAGATTACACATCTGTTAAATTTGCCCGCAGGAGCAGAAGTGGTTTGTGTAGTGAAGGATTTATCAAATGAAATAAAAAGTATAAATTTAATATCGCAAAAGATACTTTGATTAGAAATTCTTTGTCTTCTCTAAAAAAAATGAGGTGCCGGTAGGGGGCGACCGGCACCTCTATAAATTTTAACTCTGAGGGGGGTCAGAGTTAAGGAGAGGTAGCAGAGTTGCGGAGAAGCGGAAGAGAGGATTCCCGGCCGGGGTAAACCGGGATATCAGTTATTCCGGAGAGAGAGAGATGCACTGCAGTGGTAATGGGAGGACAACCACTGGCAGCTATTTTATGTACTTCGCTATGTGTTGGATTCAATTGAACCTTGATGTGTAGTAGTAGCATAGGGAACACATTCACAACTCTGCTACCAACACATATATTATAACATAGACAATGTGTAAATACAAGTGCTTATTATATATATAAATTTTGAAATATATACTTTAAACCTAATTTAAATATTTGTTTTTTAAATACTTATGATTTACAAAAAAAATATTATAAAAAAATAAATAAATATGATTTGATTTTTCTAAATGAAATGCCAAAACAAACATAAAAATAATTGTTATTTAGATAACAAATAAATAATTGTCTTAAAAATTGAAGGAAATAAGGATAAACAAAAGATAAAGAGAAACTCTATAAAAATTGAAAATTTTAGTTAAAATTAAGTTTTTTTATTTTTAAGAAATTTTTTAATGGATTTAATGACAGTGGCTAAAACTTTGAGTCTTGCAAAGAGTTTGTCATTCCCTTCAACAATAGTCCATGGAGCATAGACTGTTGATGTCCTATCAATCATATCGGATACCGCTTCTTCATAATCTTTCCATTTTGCTCTATTACGCCAATCCTCCTCTGTAATTTTCCATTGTTTGAAAGGATTGGATTGACGCTCTTCAAATCTTTTTAATTGTTCCTCCGGAGATATATGTAACCAGAACTTAATAATAACGGCTCCCCATTTTGCTAATTGCAATTCAAATTCATTGATTTCACTATATCCACGCATCCAATCTTTGGGTTGAGCAAAACCTTCTATTCGCTCAACCAACACTCTTCCATACCAGGAACGGTCGTAGATAGTAAAGTGTCCCGCTTTAGGTAGTGCTTTCCAAAACCTCCATAAATGATGATGTTTTTTCTCCTCACCTTGTGGCGCCCCTATGGGAATTACTTCGTAGCCACGGGGGTCTAATTCGTTAACCAATCTTTTTATAGCTCCTCCTTTTCCCCCAGCATCCCAACCTTCGAACATGATTACTACAGGTATTCTTTCCTTAAAACAGATAGATTGTAACCTCCGTAATTCTTTCTGTAGTTTGGGAAGTATTTCATTATATTGTTCTCGAGGAACAGATTGGGATAAATCAACTTCTTTTAGTGGGTCTGTTTGTCGTGGTGCTATTGGATATGTGGGGATACTTAATCCATTTTTTAATGTATTATCCCATTTTGAAAGCAGGATATTACCTGCCTCTGCAATACAGTATCTTTCATCCATAGCAGGAATAATATTCCATGGTGCTATATCTGTATATGTTTCTTGCAATACAATATTTATAATTTTATATAAATCATCATACGCTTTTAATAATTCCTTATTTTTCCCTTTGGCTCTCCATTGGAAATCCGGGTCCTTTTCAAGCTTTTCAAAACGCTTTTTTTGCTCTTTTTTAGGGATATGCAAAAAGAATTTAATAAGTAAATTTCCATCCTCAATAAGATGTCGTTCAAAGGTTAAGATTTCTTCTAATTCAGAGCGGATTTTACTTGAACTCCAACCCTCTTTCTGTGCCTCTAATATAAGAGGCCAATACCAACTATGGTTAAAAAAGGCTATATCCCCGTAACCCGGTAATTTGTTCCAAAAACGCCAGAGGTAAGGATGTAATTTTTCTTCTCTCGTAG contains:
- the pap gene encoding polyphosphate:AMP phosphotransferase, with protein sequence MLDKVDLNARMTKEQFKQITDQWKLSLGTFQRELRQKNIPTIILIEGWDTSGKGTLLNHLLLNLDPRGYWVHNITKPTREEKLHPYLWRFWNKLPGYGDIAFFNHSWYWPLILEAQKEGWSSSKIRSELEEILTFERHLIEDGNLLIKFFLHIPKKEQKKRFEKLEKDPDFQWRAKGKNKELLKAYDDLYKIINIVLQETYTDIAPWNIIPAMDERYCIAEAGNILLSKWDNTLKNGLSIPTYPIAPRQTDPLKEVDLSQSVPREQYNEILPKLQKELRRLQSICFKERIPVVIMFEGWDAGGKGGAIKRLVNELDPRGYEVIPIGAPQGEEKKHHHLWRFWKALPKAGHFTIYDRSWYGRVLVERIEGFAQPKDWMRGYSEINEFELQLAKWGAVIIKFWLHISPEEQLKRFEERQSNPFKQWKITEEDWRNRAKWKDYEEAVSDMIDRTSTVYAPWTIVEGNDKLFARLKVLATVIKSIKKFLKNKKT